DNA sequence from the Hyalangium ruber genome:
TGCCGGCAGGTGGTGGTGACCGCGTCCATGGACGACCTTCACTTCCATGCGCCGATCCGGGTGGGGTGGATCGCCCTGCTGCGCTCGCGGGTGCTGGCCGCCTTCCGCTCCTCCATGGAGGTGGGGGTGACGGTGCATGCGGAGAACCCGCTCACGGGCGAGCGCACCCTCACCACCAGCGCGCTGATGACATTCGTGGCGCTGAACAAGGACGGTGGGCGGGTGATGGTGCCGCCGTTGCGCCTGGACACCGAGGAGGAGCGCGTCGCCTTCCAGGAGGCCGAGAAGCGCCGCGCCCAGCGCATCGAGCGCCGCAACGCGTCCCAGTCCTGGCTGAAGGTCATGCCTGGCGAGTTGGACTGAGCGGAGGCTGAACGCCCTCTGCTTTTTGGGAAGCTGGGAAAAACCGCTCCCATCCATCCACTGCTGAGCAGCCGATCCCACTCTGTCTGTCGGCCCTCAGAAGGATGGGCCTGGCGGGCGTAGCAGGGACACGAGGGGCTTCCTACCTCTGGGCGCGCCCTATGAACGCCCAGCGGCGCGGAGGCAGCATGCGACGGGTGAGCGTGGGAGGAGCGTGGCTTGCGCTCCTGGTCCTGAGCGGGTGTGGGAACCGCAAGGGCACGGAGGGCCCACAGCAGGGGCCGCAGGGCGCCAGCCGTGCCCTGCCCGTCGAGGTGCTGGCGCTGGAGCCCGGGCAAGTCCAGGACACCGGAGAGTACCTGGGCCAGCTCATCTCCCGCCGCAGCGTCACCCTGCGGCCGCAGGTGAGCGGCTACGTGCAAGCCATCCACGTCCGGCCCGGCGAGCAGGTGAAGGCGGGCCAGGTGCTGCTGGTGGTGGACCCCCGGCGCGAGCGCGCGGGGCTGCGCGCGGCGGAGGCCCAACGCGCCTCGGCCGTGGCCAATCGCGAGTATGCCCGGAACACGCGCCAGCGCGCCGAACAGCTCCTCGCGGAGGGGCTGTTGAGCCGGCAGGACTATGAGCAGGCCGTGGCCCAGGCCTCCTCGGCCGAGGCCAGCGCGCGCGCCGCCGAGGCGGAGATCCAGTCGCAGCAGGTGCAGCTCGGCTACCACCAGGTGAGCGCGCCCTTCGCCGGCGTGGTGGGAGACATCCCGGTGAAGGTGGGCGACTCCGTCACCCCCGAGACGGAGCTGACCCGCGTGGACCAGAGCCAGGCGCTGGAGCTGTCCGTGCAGGTGCCGGTGGAGCGCGCCGCTCGGATCGAGCCCGGCCACACCCCGGTGGAGGTGCTGGATGGGGAGGACAAGCTCCTGGTGAGCGCCCCGGTCTTCTTCGTGGCGCCCACGCCCGTGGAAGCCACCCAGCTGGTGGAGGTGAAGGCCGCCTTCGAGAACACGATGGGCCTGCGCGCCGGACAGCTCGTGCGCGCGCGCGTGGTGTACGCGACGCGCCAGGCGCTGCTGCTGCCCACCTACGCGGTATCGCGGCTCGGCAGCCAGTCCTTCGCCTTCACGGTCGTCCCGGGAGATGGCGGCACCGTGGTGCAGCGCCAGCCCGTGACGCTGGGACAGGTTCAGGGCAACTCCTTCGAGCTGCTGGAAGGCCTGGAGGCGGGTACTCAGGTGGCCGTCAGCGGCGTGCAGCTGCTGCAGGACGGCCAGGCCGTGGTGCCCAAACCGGCGGAGCCCAAGGGCGCTCAGGGCACGGGAGTGGGCGGAGCTTCGGACGCGGGGCAGTGAGGGGCGCGCATGTTCACCGACTTCTTCATCCGCCGTCCCATCTTCGCCTCCGTGCTGTCCATCCTCATCACCCTGGTGGGCACCATCACCATTCCGGCGCTGCCCGTGGAGCAGTACCCGGATCTCTCCCTGCCCCAGGTGACGGTGAATGCCACGTACCTGGGCGCCTCCGCCGAGGTGGTGGAGAGCGCCGTCACCACCGTGCTGGAGCGCGCGCTCAACGGCCTGCGGGGCATGCGCTACATCACCTCGAACAGCACCAATGAAGGCGCCAGCAGCATCACCCTCAGCTTCGAGCCCGGGTACGACGTGGACCTCGCCGCGGTGGAAGTGCAGAACCGCGTGGCCACCACCTCCGCGCGTCTGCCGGCCCAGGTCAACGCGCTGGGCATCACCATCAACAAGACCCAGTCACAGCTGTTGATGTCGTTTGGCCTCTACGACACGCAGAACCGCTATGACCGGGGCTTCCTCAGCAACTACGCGGACGTCTACCTGCGAGACGCGCTCCTGCGCGTGAAGGGCGTGGGAGACGTGCGCATCTTCGGCGAGCGGCGCTTCGCCATGCGACTGTGGCTGGACCCCACGCAGCTGGCGCGCCGGAACCTCACCCCACAGGACGTGGTGGCGGCGCTGCGCGCGCAGAACCTGCAAGTAGGCGCCGGGCAGGTGGGACAGCAGCCGGCTCCCGAGGGGCAGACCTACCAGTTCACGGTGCGGGCGCTGGGGCAGCTCGCCACGGCCGAGGAGTTCAACGGCATCGTCGTGCAGCGCGGGGAGGATGGCTCCCTGGTGCGGCTGCGGGACGTGGGCCGGGCGGAGCTGGGCGCGGAGAACTACGCGCAGTTGCTGCGCTTCAACGGACGCGAGGCGGTGGGCCTGGGCATCTTCCAGCTCCCGGGCTCCAACGCGCTGGAGGTGCGCGACGGGGTGGTGGCGGTGATGGAGCGACTCGAGGCCACCTTCCCTCCGGGCCTCACCTACGAGCCGGCCTTCGACACCACGCGCGCGGTGCAGTCCTCCATCGAGGAGGTACTCACCACGCTGGCGGAGGCCATCCTGTTGGTGGTGCTGGTCGTGTTCGTCTTCCTGCACGGCTGGCGCAGCGTGCTGGTGGTGGCCACGACGCTGCCCGTGTCCCTGGTGGGCACCTTCGCCTTCGTCAGCCTGTTCGGCTTCTCGATCAACACACTGACCCTCTTCGGCCTGACGCTGGCCACGGGCCTGGTGGTGGACGACGCCATCGTCGTCATCGAGAACGTCGAGCGCATCATGGCGCAGGAGAAGGTGGGCCCGCGCGAGGCCACCGAGCGGGGCATGCGCCAGGTGGCCGGCGTGCTGGTGGCCATGGCGCTGGTGCTCTCGGCGGTGTTCGTCCCGGTGTCCTTCTTCCCAGGCACCACGGGCGCCATCTACCGGCAGTTCGCCCTCACCCTCGCCTTCTCCATCTCCCTGTCGGCGCTGGTGGCGCTCACGCTGTCTCCGGCGCTGTCGGCGCGGCTGCTGCGGCCGCACGAGGGCCAGAAGTGGCGAGCCGCCCGCTGGGTGGACCAGACGCTGGACGCCTTTCGCGATGGCTATGGGCGGCTGCTGGGACGGCTGCTCGGGCGATTGCGATGGGTGGTGGTGGGGGCCTTCGTCGTGTGCCTGGTGGGCACGGCGTTGCTGTACCGGGCCACCCCCTCCGGCTTCATCCCCGCCGAGGACCAGGGCTACCTCATCGTCGCGCTGCAGGGACCGGAGGGCACCTCCCTGGACTACACCCGCCAGATGCTGCTGCGGACGGAGGAGGTCCTTCGACGCCAGCCGGAGGTGGCCGACATCTTCACCGTGGGCGGCTTCTCGCTGCTGGGCGCGGGCGGCAACACCGGCACGCTCTTCGTCAACCTCAAGCCTTGGGACGAGCGAGAGAAGGAGGAGCAGGGCGTGGGCGCGCTGGTGGATCGGCTGCGCGGGCAGTTGCTCTCGGTGGGTGGGGCGCGCGTGCTGCCCTTCCAGCCGCCGACCATCCGAGGCGTAGGCAGCGTGGGCGGCTTCGAGTTCGTCCTGGAGGACCAGCTGGGCACCCAGTCGCTGGAGCAGCTCGCGCAGGTGACCCAAGGGCTCGTGGC
Encoded proteins:
- a CDS encoding acyl-CoA thioesterase; protein product: MEDTAAKSARQSEVVMTQMILPPDANNLNAAFGGKVMEWIDICGAIAAQRHCRQVVVTASMDDLHFHAPIRVGWIALLRSRVLAAFRSSMEVGVTVHAENPLTGERTLTTSALMTFVALNKDGGRVMVPPLRLDTEEERVAFQEAEKRRAQRIERRNASQSWLKVMPGELD
- a CDS encoding efflux RND transporter periplasmic adaptor subunit gives rise to the protein MRRVSVGGAWLALLVLSGCGNRKGTEGPQQGPQGASRALPVEVLALEPGQVQDTGEYLGQLISRRSVTLRPQVSGYVQAIHVRPGEQVKAGQVLLVVDPRRERAGLRAAEAQRASAVANREYARNTRQRAEQLLAEGLLSRQDYEQAVAQASSAEASARAAEAEIQSQQVQLGYHQVSAPFAGVVGDIPVKVGDSVTPETELTRVDQSQALELSVQVPVERAARIEPGHTPVEVLDGEDKLLVSAPVFFVAPTPVEATQLVEVKAAFENTMGLRAGQLVRARVVYATRQALLLPTYAVSRLGSQSFAFTVVPGDGGTVVQRQPVTLGQVQGNSFELLEGLEAGTQVAVSGVQLLQDGQAVVPKPAEPKGAQGTGVGGASDAGQ
- a CDS encoding efflux RND transporter permease subunit, whose protein sequence is MFTDFFIRRPIFASVLSILITLVGTITIPALPVEQYPDLSLPQVTVNATYLGASAEVVESAVTTVLERALNGLRGMRYITSNSTNEGASSITLSFEPGYDVDLAAVEVQNRVATTSARLPAQVNALGITINKTQSQLLMSFGLYDTQNRYDRGFLSNYADVYLRDALLRVKGVGDVRIFGERRFAMRLWLDPTQLARRNLTPQDVVAALRAQNLQVGAGQVGQQPAPEGQTYQFTVRALGQLATAEEFNGIVVQRGEDGSLVRLRDVGRAELGAENYAQLLRFNGREAVGLGIFQLPGSNALEVRDGVVAVMERLEATFPPGLTYEPAFDTTRAVQSSIEEVLTTLAEAILLVVLVVFVFLHGWRSVLVVATTLPVSLVGTFAFVSLFGFSINTLTLFGLTLATGLVVDDAIVVIENVERIMAQEKVGPREATERGMRQVAGVLVAMALVLSAVFVPVSFFPGTTGAIYRQFALTLAFSISLSALVALTLSPALSARLLRPHEGQKWRAARWVDQTLDAFRDGYGRLLGRLLGRLRWVVVGAFVVCLVGTALLYRATPSGFIPAEDQGYLIVALQGPEGTSLDYTRQMLLRTEEVLRRQPEVADIFTVGGFSLLGAGGNTGTLFVNLKPWDEREKEEQGVGALVDRLRGQLLSVGGARVLPFQPPTIRGVGSVGGFEFVLEDQLGTQSLEQLAQVTQGLVAQANRNPELRGVFSSYSASTPLLDVQVDREKAEALGVPLDEIYSTLSVYLGSQYVNDFTFASRVYRVYVQAAVPFRNEPKDIGSFYVRSAGGQMVPLESLVTVRPVTSAASIQHYNLFRSATINGQQAPGASTGDALLAMEQVARQSLPSGFAFEWTGLSREQKEASGKVLIIFALGIVFVFLVLSAQYESFALPLVVMLGVPVAILGALGLQNLRGLSNDVFCQVGLVMLVGLSSKNAILIVEFAEQLRVEGRSVVDAAIHAAQTRLRPILMTSFAFLLGVVPLVLASGAGAQSRKSLGTAVFGGMLLSTFVNLIFIPVLYTLVESARSRVLKRREHSPA